A genome region from Sphingobacteriaceae bacterium GW460-11-11-14-LB5 includes the following:
- a CDS encoding transcriptional regulator, giving the protein MKNPIADLNKIFDSRIRLGVMSILVVNDEIGFNDLKQMLELTDGNLASHLNTLEQAEFIKVHKGFIGRKTSTTYAITALGKQAFKAHLDALEKMIRKL; this is encoded by the coding sequence ATGAAAAACCCGATAGCAGATTTAAATAAAATATTCGATAGCCGGATCAGGTTAGGTGTAATGTCTATCCTGGTGGTAAACGATGAGATTGGCTTTAACGACCTGAAACAAATGCTCGAGTTAACTGATGGTAATTTGGCTTCGCATTTAAATACATTAGAGCAGGCCGAATTTATTAAAGTACATAAGGGGTTTATTGGCAGAAAAACCAGTACCACCTACGCGATTACCGCTTTGGGCAAACAAGCCTTCAAAGCACATTTAGATGCACTTGAAAAAATGATCAGGAAACTATAA